The stretch of DNA GTCGTCCGCGAACAGCAAATTCAGTCGATTGCCATCGATCGCACACCGGGTGGCAACAATGCGATTGAAGACATCAACTTCTCGGGGAAGGGTCTAGGTCGATTTCTATTGCCGCCGGGCGATGAGTTGCAATCAGGAACGATCCAGGTCTACTCGGCTGCTAAGTCGCAAGGCAACGCCAATACCGTGTCGCCGATTTTGGCAGAGGAGGACTATCGTGACCAATCATCGCCATTGGAACGCGTCCTTCGCGATGCACAACGATCCGACTAGTTTCAGTCCGCGTTTTCATTCCGAATCGAACGTAGTGGCTTTGATCGAAATGGGTTTCAGGGCTTCGGCGAACTCATCGACAACATAGTACTGATCCACATCTACGTCGCGAAAAACCTGGGTGTGTTTGGAGGTAGGCCAATAGACTTCGATTTCGTCAACCTTGATGGCGGATCCAACCCCGATCTCTTGGCGGAACGAATGACTGCCGAAGCTGCTGCCACTGCTAATCCAGCGGTACACTGACCGGGTTTTGGCTGGCTCACCATCTCGGAACGTCAAGCGAACCCGGGCACCGATTGCGTTGCGGTTGGACTTCTCACCGATCAACCGAAGCTTAATCGAATGGTTTCCAAAGCCGGGATTTTCAAACAACGCATTTTGGAAACCATCACCCGCATAGGCCCCGCCCAGTTCGGCAAAGACATCTTGATCGCCGTCGTTATCGAAATCAGCAAACGCGATCGCATGACCTTTTTGCAAATGCGAGAACCCACCAGGGATCGATACGTCGGCAAAGTTCTTTCCGGCTTGGTTAAGGTACATCACGTTGGGCATCAGGCCTTCAACGGCAGGATATCCCGTACCAAGGTAGATGTCCAAGAATCCGTCGTTGTTCAGATCGCCAAAGTTACACCCCATGGTTTGAGTCGCGTTAACGAAGCCTCGTTGAAGCCCCACGCTTTGGAAAGTTCCATCGCCCTTGCCTTCGTACAACGCATCGTAAGTTCCTTCGGCATCGGGAACAAAATAGTCGGCCGTTACATTCTCGATGCCTTCTAGGTAGCCCGGGCAATACAGATCTAGCTGTCCATCGTTGTTGTAATCCCAAAACCAAACCGCGAAGGAAGCCTTGGGGTCAGCTACGCCAGCTTGTTGAGTGATTTCGCTAAAAGAATTCCCACCTTCGTTCTTGAACAGGCGGTTGGGGGCCATGTAGTTGCTTTCGTACCATTCTGGAAATCCGTCGCCATCAATATCAGCCCACGCCACCGCTTTGGTGAATGCTTTGCCCGATAGGCCCTTAACCGCAGCGACATCGCGAAACGAGCCCGCGCCGTCGTTTTCAAAGAGTTGGTTGGGGTGAGCTTCGTTGCCAACGAGAAGGTCCAAGTCACCATCGTTGTCATAGTCAGCCCAGGCACCGGTTTGCGTCGGAAAGTCTAGTGAGTTGCCATCTGAATCCTCGCCCGCCAGCCCCACGTCGAAAGTCACGTCCGTGAATACCCCATTCCCA from Rubripirellula amarantea encodes:
- a CDS encoding CRTAC1 family protein codes for the protein MMSTTKTLVAALSLFAIFASVHADEPLSSHDRMRERLQEIDREHQNVPLYGPASLKLARQEFDQARAKKDIIAMLHAIHRVGRELTLIGRPDKALETLAVADPIFASLRGKVHPAKLAEFEAKYFLAKGVAALRKAENENCVHCQEGEGCLFPISGKGIHIRKEGSTLAAEYLKQTLSFEPDNLTAIWLLNIAHMTLGTFPDGVPELYRIPKERLTASIDFPRFRNIALPMGLDTLSLSGGVIAEDFDGDHDTDIMVSEWSTKGQIRFFRNMGDGTFEDQTEASNLNGIFGGLNLVQADYDNDGDEDVLVLRGAWLRQYGFHPNSLLENDGNGVFTDVTFDVGLAGEDSDGNSLDFPTQTGAWADYDNDGDLDLLVGNEAHPNQLFENDGAGSFRDVAAVKGLSGKAFTKAVAWADIDGDGFPEWYESNYMAPNRLFKNEGGNSFSEITQQAGVADPKASFAVWFWDYNNDGQLDLYCPGYLEGIENVTADYFVPDAEGTYDALYEGKGDGTFQSVGLQRGFVNATQTMGCNFGDLNNDGFLDIYLGTGYPAVEGLMPNVMYLNQAGKNFADVSIPGGFSHLQKGHAIAFADFDNDGDQDVFAELGGAYAGDGFQNALFENPGFGNHSIKLRLIGEKSNRNAIGARVRLTFRDGEPAKTRSVYRWISSGSSFGSHSFRQEIGVGSAIKVDEIEVYWPTSKHTQVFRDVDVDQYYVVDEFAEALKPISIKATTFDSE